From the Burkholderia ubonensis subsp. mesacidophila genome, the window GCCGACGCGCCGCGCGGCGATCGCGCGGTAGCGGACCCGCAGCGATGCGGGCGGGACGGGAGCGGTCGTGCTCATGCGGCGTCCTCGCCCAGGCCCGGCGCGCATGCGACGCGCACCGCGAGCGCGGCGCTCGGCATCACGACGCCGCCGTGATCCTCGCCGTCGATCAGCCGGAACGTGGCGGCGAGACCCGGACGGCGGCCCACGCGCTGCACGAAGTCGCGGGCCGAGCTGACCTGCTTGCGCGCCTGTTGCCGGCGCATGCGTTCGGGGTCCGGGTTCGGCGCGCCTTCCTCGAGGCTGCCCGCGGTCACGACGACGCGCAGCGCCGGGTCGAGCGGCGTCGTGGCCGCGGCGAAGCGGTCGGCATACGGCAGCAGCGCGCGCTCGCTCCACCAGATCGACGGGCTCGCGGCGACGTAGCGCCGGAACAGGTGCGGGCGTGTCAGCAGCGCATACAGCGTCAGCAGGCCGCCGTACGAGTGGCCGAACAGCGTCTGCCGGCCGGTGTCGATCGGCCACTGGCGCGCGAGCCACGGCTGCAGGTCGTGTTCGATGAAGTCGAGGAAGCGGTCCGCGGCGAGACCCTGTCCGTTCGGCAGCGGCGCGAGCGTGTAGTCGTCGGCGCGCGCCTGCATGTCGTACGGCGCGTCGGTCGGATAGCCGATGCCGATCACGATCGGCGCCGGTTCGCGCGCGGCGTCGGGCCGCGCCGCGCGATTGCGCGCGAGCGGCGCGGCGAGCGGGAACAGCGCGTTGCCGTCGAGCACGACCAGCACCGGATGCGGCCCGCTCACCGAACGCTCGGCCGGCAGCGCGACGAACAGGCGCCGGGTCCGGCCGGCGACCGTCACGTCGAACTGGTGGCTGGCGGGGAGCCGGACTGGCGGCGCGTCGGCGGCGGCCGGCCATGGCGACGCAGTCGACGCGGCGCCGGCGCACGCGACGCTAGGCGCGAGCGCACCCGCGAGGCCGGCGAACAGCAGGCCGCGACGCATCGGAAGCACGGGAGAAGGATGCCCGGTCATGTCACGATCCTTCCTGAATCCAGTATTCGCCGTTCAGCGCGACCGGCTGGAAGCGGCGCACCATCGTGTCGAACGTGCGGCGCGGGTCGAGATCCGCGAACAGGTCCGGATGCAGCCACTTCGCCATCGCCTGCACCGCGACGACATTGAACGGCGAGTTGTAGAAGTGATGCCAGATCGCATACGCGCGACGTTCGCGCACCGCGCGCAGCGGCGCGATCGTCGGGCGCTCCAGCGCGCGGTCGAACGAGCGGACGGCCGCGTCCCGCGTCACGCCGGCGCCGAGCGCGATGCGCTGCGGCGCGCTCTGCAGCGTGCGGGCCGAGCCGATCCCGGTGCCGATGTAGAAATCGGGCTGGCGGCTCAACAGGTATTCCGGGTTCAGCGTGCCGTGCTCGCCCGGTACGCGGCCCTTCGCGACGTTGTCGCCGCCGGCCGCGTCGAGCAGCTTGCCGAGCATGCCCGTCATCGTTTCGCAGCAGTCGCTCGACAGGCCGACGCGGCTTTCGAGGAACACCGTCGGCGCGGCGGGGCGGGCCGTCTTCAGCCGGCTGCGGACGAGGTCGAGCTGTTCCTGCCAGAGCGCGTTGAAGTCGGCCGCGCGCTGCGGCGCGCCGAACACCTGGCCGAGCACCGCGATGCTGCGCGGCGTGTTGACGAGCGGGTCGTGGCGAAAATCGACGAACACGATCGCGACGCCCGCGGCTTCGAGCCGCGCCAGCGTCTCGCGATCGCGCTCGCCGGGCCCGTGGCCGCCGCCGAGCCCGAAGATCGCGACCTGCGGCCGCAACGCGAGCGCGCGTTCGTCGCTGAAGCTGCCGGCCTGCGAGCGCCCGATGCGCGGCACGTCCTTCAGCCGCGGAAAGCGCGCGAGCCACTGCGCATAGCTCGCCGGATCGAGCTGTTCGAAGTCGCCCATCATGCCGACGAGGCGGCGCGCCGGATCGCCGGCGTCGACGATCGCGAGCGCCGGCAGCAGCCGTCCTTCGCCGAGCAGCACGCGCTCGACGCGCGCGGGAATCCGGACCTGCCGCCCGGCGAGGTCGGTGACGGTCGTCGTGTCCGCATGCGCGGCGTGCATCAAGAGCCAGCCGCACAGCCAGATGCCGAGCGTGGCCCATATTCCGCTTGTCTTTCTCACGCTACTCCCGATACGATATAAATGAGAACAATTCTCATTTAATTGTAACCGAGAGACGGGGCCGGAGCGGACGCTGTCCGTTTGACCGAACGACTAAATAGTTTGCGCGAGCACCGACCGCGCACGGGGGTATCCGAGATGACTGCATGGGCGCCAGGCGCTTTCCCTTCCGATTGCCATCGACATGACGCGCACGTTGCGCGAATCCGCGAAGTGCGGCCTGGCCTGCGCGTGCACGCGGACGACGCGACCGACGAATTCGACGCGGTGATGTCGGGCCAGTGCACGCCGGGCCTGCATCTCGTGCTGCTGCTGGAAGGGGCGCTCGACGTGTCCTACGGCGACCGGCGCGTGCTGCTGACGACGGACGGCCGCAGCGCGTGCCGCGATGCCGCGGCCCGGTCGAGCGCGGCGCGGCCGAACGCAGGGCGCCCGCATGTGCGGATGCAGTCGTTCCTGCTCAACGCGCTGCAGCCCGACACGTTCCGCCGCCGGCTGAGCAAGGGCGGCTACGCGCGGCGATTGAGTCTCGCGATGTCCGACGAATGGCTCGCGCATCTGCAGGCCGCGAGCCGCGCGGCCTTGCCCGAGCGGCTCGATTCGATGCTGTCCGCGCATCTCGCGATCCGCTTCTGGCAGCCGACGCCGCGCGCGACCGCGCTCGCCGAGCAGATCGTGCGGCCGCCGTCCTACCAGCCGATGCTGCAGGCGATCTACCTGGAAAGCCGTGTGCTCGAACTGCTCGCCGAGGCGTTCGCGCCGCTCGAGGCGGAGGCGGCGCAGGCGTCGGACGCGACGCTCGGCTCGCGCGACTACCGGCGGATGGCGGAGCTGCGCGCGTTTCTCGCGAGCGACGCCGCGCAGGACCTGTCGCTCGACGACATCGCGCGCCACGTCGGGATGAGCGCGAACGCGATGCAGCGCCAGTTCCGCGCCGCATACGGCACGACCGTGTTCGATTTCATTCGCGAACATCACCTGCAGCGCGCGCGGCTCGCGCTCGAGCGCGACGCGGTGAGCGTCAAGCAGGCCGCGGCGCTCGCCGGCTACACGAGCGCCGCGAATTTCGCGACCGCGTACAAGCGCCGTTTCGGCGTGACGCCGACGCTCGCGCGGCGCAGCGATCGACGCTGACCGCTGCCGACCCGCGTCGCGGCGCCGCTCAAACAAGATCGAAGCTTTCGCAAAGATTTCAAAGCATGACCGGTTTCATAATGCAAATGAGAATCAATCACATTGTGGAGCAGCGAAAGCGTCATCATGTCGAGTCACGTTGCGAAGTTTGCGTTGAAGCCGGCCGTCGTCGCCGGCCTGTATCTGATGGGGGCCTCCTGCGCGTGGGCGCAGACGCCTGACAAGCAGGGCGATGCCGCTGCGTCGGCCGCGTCCGGCGAGCCGGCGGCGATGAAGGAAATCGTCGTGACGGCGAGCCGCCGCGAGCAGGAGATCAAGGAGGCGCCCGCGAGCATCTCGGTGATCACCCGCGACGAGATCGAGGCGAAGCCCTATACGTCGGTTGCCGAGATCGTCAGCAAGGTCGAGGGCGTGAGCGTCGTCGGCGGATCGCCGAACGACCAGGACATCTCGATTCGCGGGATGCCCGGCGAATACACGCTGATCCTCGTCGACGGCCGCCGGCAGAACACCCGCGAAACGATGAACCGCGGCACCGCGGGCGTGCAGTCCAACCTGCTGCCGCCGCTCTCCGCGATCGAGCGGATCGAGGTCGTGCGCGGGCCGATGTCGTCGCTGTACGGCGCCGACGCGATGGGCGGCGTGGTCAACGTGATCACGCGCAAGGTGCCGAAGCGCTGGGGCGGCACGCTCACCGCGAGCAGCGTGTGGCAGCTCGAGTCGAACCAGGGCGATACGCAGAGCGTCGATTTCTGGCTCGGCGGCCCGCTGAAGTCCGACGTGCTCGGGCTGCAGGCGTCCGGGCGCCTGCTGCACCGGGGCGAGGACAACATCTTCTACCCGGCGAGCGGGGCGAGCGGCGCGAACGGGCAGCGCATCGGCAGCTTCGACGTGAAGCTGTCCGCGAAGCCGACCCGCGACCAGGACATCAGCGTCAACGTCGGGCGCGAACAGCTCACCTATCTCAGCACGCCGGGCAAGAGCGAGGCGCCGCTCACGCCGCGCACCGCGACTTCCGCGGTCACCGAGACGCGCCACGTCCGCGACTACTGGGGCATCACGCACGACGGCCGCTGGGGCTTCGGCAACACGACGCTGTCGCTGTACGGCGAGCGCGGCGTGCAGGATCAGTGGACGCCGGCGGGGCGCTCGTCGGTGAAGCCTGCGCTGACGGACACGATCCTCGAGGGCAAGGTCGAAGTGCCGTGGTGGGGCGAGCGCAACATCCTGACCGTCGGCGGCCAGCACATCTGGTCGCGGCTGTCGGGCGTCGGCAGCCAGGACGCGGTGCCGAAGGGGCACGCGATCAATTCCGACCGCATCTCGCGCAACGCGTGGGCGCTGTTCGGCGAGAACGAGTACTTCTTCAACGACCGCTTCACGCTGACGACCGGCGTGCGGCTCGATCACGACGAGCGCTATGGCAGCCACGTGAGCCCGCGCGTCTACGGCGTGTACAAGCTCACCCAGGCGTGGACGGTGCGCGGCGGCGTGTCGACCGGCTTCCGGCCGCCGTCGCTGCGCCAGAGCACGGGCGGCTACTGCATGACCTCGGGCGGCGCGGCGGGCGCGGTGCCCGGCACGCTGTGCGGCAATCCGGACCTGAAGCCCGAGACCAGCGTGACCGAGGAACTCGGCGTGCGCTATGACATGGGCGACACATACGCGGGCCTGACGCTGTTCAACAACCTGTTCAGGAACAAGGTCGCGAGCTACGACACGGGCGTCGCCGATCCGCGCTCGCCGGGCCGCAACATCTACAAGTACGACAACATCGACCGGGTCAAGCTGTACGGGCTCGAGCTCGGCGCGGGCACGCGCGTGACGCGCACGGTGCGGGTGTCGGGCGCGTACACGCTCACGCAGTCGCGCCGCGAAGGCAGCGGCGAGAAGGCGTTCAACGGCGGCTCGCTCGACGGCCAGCCGCTCGACAAGACGCCGAAGCACAAATTCAACGTGCAGGTCGACTGGACGCCGACGCCGAAGCTCGACCTGTATGCGACCGCCAACTACATCGGCAACGAATACTGGGCGGCGTTCCGCAACGGCGCGCAGGGCGTGCGCGAGCGGCCGTCGACGACGACCTTCGACCTCGGCGGCCGTTACCGGATCGACAAGCGCTTCTCCGTCAATTTCGCGGTGCTGAACGTGACCAACAAGATGGTTCCGGTCGACGACCGCACGCGCGCGAACGGCCTGAGCGGCAACTGGCTCGTCGACCAGGGCCGCCGCATCGCGGTGAGCCTCACGGCCGAAATGTGACGGCGTGGCCGGCGCGCCGTGTGCAGGCCCATTGCGCCGGCCCATTCAATCTGGAGGTCAATCTCATGAACATGGTTTCCCGTCCCGCGACACTATTTGCACCCCGAAACATCTGGGAGCTCTATCGCCCCGACACGCCGCTGTTTCTCGCGACGCCGGCCCATGCGCTGCTCGCGACCGACGCGGCGGACGTCGTCCCGCACGCCGATGCGCCGCTCGCGTCGCGCGTCGCGGATGCGCTGCGCGATGCTCGAGAGAACGGGCACACCGGCGCGGCGGTCGTCGGCGCGGTGCCGTTCGACGTCGATGCGCCCGCCGCGCTGAGGGTCGCGCGCACGCTGTTGCGCGCCGGCCCGCTTGGCTCGCTGCGCGGCCCGGAACTCGCGGCGACGCGTCATGCGACGCGCGCGGTGCCGTCGGCGGAGGTCTATGGGAACGCGGTCGAGCAGGCCGTCGCCCGCATCCGCGCGGGCGAGCTCGGCAAGGTCGTGCTGGCCCGTACGCTCGAGATCACCGGCGAACGGCCGGTCGACGTCGCGCCGCTGGTCGCGCGGCTCGCGGCCCGCAATCCGCAGGGCTATACGTTCTCCGTCGATCTGGGCGCCGGCCGCACGCTGCTCGGCGCGAGCCCGGAACTGCTCGTGAACCGCTTCGGCGGCATCGTGCGCGCGAATCCGCTCGCGGGCTCGGCGCCGCGCAGCCCCGACCCGGTCGAGGATCGCCGCCGCGCAGACGCGCTGCTCGCCTCCAGGAAGGATCTCGACGAGCACCGGATGGTCGTCGACGCGGTGCGCGACGCGCTCGCGCCGTTGTGCCGGCGTCTCGACGTGCCCGTGCGTCCGTCGCTGATCCACACCGAGACGATGTGGCACCTGTCCACCGAAGTGCGCGGCGAAACCGACGCCGACGCGCTGACGCTCGCGCTCGCGCTGCATCCGACGCCGGCCGTCTGCGGCGCGCCGCGCGCGGCCGCCCGTGCGTGCATCCGCGACGCGGAGCCGTTCGACCGCGGCTTCTACGCGGGGATGCTCGGCTGGGTCGATACGCAAGGCGACGGCGAATGGGTGGTGACGATCCGCTGCGCGGAAGCGCACGACCGTACGCTGCGGCTCTACGCGGGCGCGGGCGTTGTCGGCGAGTCGACGCCCGGCGGCGAGTGCGCGGAGACCGCCGCGAAATTCCGGACGATGCTCGACGCGCTCGGCGTGAGCCACGACGTCGCGCCGGAGGCCGCATGATGCGCGCGTACGGCACGCCGTGGCCGGACGCGTTCGCCAACGCGTACCGAGAGAAAGGCTACTGGCGCGGGCAATCGTTCGCGCAATGGCTCGACGAGCGCGTCGAGCGGCATGGCGAGCGCATCGCGCTCGTGCAGGACGACATCCGCTGGTCGTATCGCACGCTCGGCGACGAGGCGGCGCGCGTCGCCCGCGCGCTGACCGCGCGGGGCATCGCGCCGGGCGACCGCGTGGTCGTGCAGTTGCCGAACTGCGTCGCGTTCTTCGCGGTCACGTTCGCGCTGTTCCGGCTCGGCGCGCTGCCGGTGTTCGCGCTGCCCGCGCATCGGCGGCGTGAGATCGGGTTCTTCTGCCGGCACGCGCAGGCGGTCGCGTACGTCGCGGCCGAGCGACACGACGGTTTCGATTACCGGGCGCTCGCGCGCGACGTGCAGACCGACGCGCCGACGCTGCGGCACGTGCTGTTCACGGCGCCCGGCAACGCGAACCTCGCGCTGGCCGATGCGCCGGCGAACGTCGCGTTGCCGCCCGAACCGGCCGCGGGCGAGGTCGCGTTCCTGCAACTGTCGGGCGGCAGCACCGGCACGCCGAAGCTGATCCCGCGCACCCACGACGACTACCTGTACAGCGTGCGCGAAAGCGCGCGCATCTGCGGGCTGAGCGAGCGCAGCGTGTATCTCGCCGCGCTGCCGGCCGCGCACAACTACGCGCTCAGCTCGCCGGGCTCGTTCGGCGTACTGCAGGCGGGCGGCACGGTCGTGCTGTGCGACGGCGCGAACCCGGACGTCGCGTTCCCGCTGATCGAGCGTGAGCGCGTGACGGTCGTCGCGCTCGTGCCGCCGCTGGTGCCGGTGTGGCTGGCGGCCGTGGCGCGGCGGCGGGAGGCGCTTGCAAGTCTCGAGCTCGTGCAGGTCGGCGGCGCGCGCTTCGACCCGGTGCTCGCGGCGCGCGCGGCGGACGGTTTCGGCGCGCAGCTCCAGCAGGTGTTCGGGATGGCCGAAGGGCTCGTCAACTACACGCGGCTCGACGATCCGCGCGAACAGGTGACCGGCACGCAGGGGCGGCCGATTTCGCCGGACGACGAGATCCGCATCGTCGACGACGACGATTGTCCGGTTGCGCCGGGCGAGGTCGGCCACCTGCTGACGCGCGGCCCGTACACGATTCGTGGCTATTACGAAGCGGACGCGCACAACGCGCGCGCATTTACCGCGGATGGCTTCTATCGCACCGGCGATCGCGTGCGGCTGACGGCCACCGGCCATCTGGTCGTCGAAGGGCGCGCGAAGGACCAGGTCAACCGCGGCGGCGAGAAGATTCCCGCCGAGGAGATCGAGCACCTGCTGCTCGCGCACCCGGGCGTCGTCGATGCGGCGCTCGTGCCGATGCCCGATCCGTATCTCGGCGAGCGCAGTTGCGCGTACGTGATCCGCGGCACGCCGGCGCCGCGCGCGGCGGAGCTGATCCGGTTCGTGCGCGAGCAGGGCGTCGCCGCCTTCAAGG encodes:
- a CDS encoding alpha/beta hydrolase, whose amino-acid sequence is MTGHPSPVLPMRRGLLFAGLAGALAPSVACAGAASTASPWPAAADAPPVRLPASHQFDVTVAGRTRRLFVALPAERSVSGPHPVLVVLDGNALFPLAAPLARNRAARPDAAREPAPIVIGIGYPTDAPYDMQARADDYTLAPLPNGQGLAADRFLDFIEHDLQPWLARQWPIDTGRQTLFGHSYGGLLTLYALLTRPHLFRRYVAASPSIWWSERALLPYADRFAAATTPLDPALRVVVTAGSLEEGAPNPDPERMRRQQARKQVSSARDFVQRVGRRPGLAATFRLIDGEDHGGVVMPSAALAVRVACAPGLGEDAA
- a CDS encoding ABC transporter substrate-binding protein, encoding MWATLGIWLCGWLLMHAAHADTTTVTDLAGRQVRIPARVERVLLGEGRLLPALAIVDAGDPARRLVGMMGDFEQLDPASYAQWLARFPRLKDVPRIGRSQAGSFSDERALALRPQVAIFGLGGGHGPGERDRETLARLEAAGVAIVFVDFRHDPLVNTPRSIAVLGQVFGAPQRAADFNALWQEQLDLVRSRLKTARPAAPTVFLESRVGLSSDCCETMTGMLGKLLDAAGGDNVAKGRVPGEHGTLNPEYLLSRQPDFYIGTGIGSARTLQSAPQRIALGAGVTRDAAVRSFDRALERPTIAPLRAVRERRAYAIWHHFYNSPFNVVAVQAMAKWLHPDLFADLDPRRTFDTMVRRFQPVALNGEYWIQEGS
- a CDS encoding helix-turn-helix transcriptional regulator; this encodes MRPGLRVHADDATDEFDAVMSGQCTPGLHLVLLLEGALDVSYGDRRVLLTTDGRSACRDAAARSSAARPNAGRPHVRMQSFLLNALQPDTFRRRLSKGGYARRLSLAMSDEWLAHLQAASRAALPERLDSMLSAHLAIRFWQPTPRATALAEQIVRPPSYQPMLQAIYLESRVLELLAEAFAPLEAEAAQASDATLGSRDYRRMAELRAFLASDAAQDLSLDDIARHVGMSANAMQRQFRAAYGTTVFDFIREHHLQRARLALERDAVSVKQAAALAGYTSAANFATAYKRRFGVTPTLARRSDRR
- a CDS encoding TonB-dependent receptor domain-containing protein; protein product: MSSHVAKFALKPAVVAGLYLMGASCAWAQTPDKQGDAAASAASGEPAAMKEIVVTASRREQEIKEAPASISVITRDEIEAKPYTSVAEIVSKVEGVSVVGGSPNDQDISIRGMPGEYTLILVDGRRQNTRETMNRGTAGVQSNLLPPLSAIERIEVVRGPMSSLYGADAMGGVVNVITRKVPKRWGGTLTASSVWQLESNQGDTQSVDFWLGGPLKSDVLGLQASGRLLHRGEDNIFYPASGASGANGQRIGSFDVKLSAKPTRDQDISVNVGREQLTYLSTPGKSEAPLTPRTATSAVTETRHVRDYWGITHDGRWGFGNTTLSLYGERGVQDQWTPAGRSSVKPALTDTILEGKVEVPWWGERNILTVGGQHIWSRLSGVGSQDAVPKGHAINSDRISRNAWALFGENEYFFNDRFTLTTGVRLDHDERYGSHVSPRVYGVYKLTQAWTVRGGVSTGFRPPSLRQSTGGYCMTSGGAAGAVPGTLCGNPDLKPETSVTEELGVRYDMGDTYAGLTLFNNLFRNKVASYDTGVADPRSPGRNIYKYDNIDRVKLYGLELGAGTRVTRTVRVSGAYTLTQSRREGSGEKAFNGGSLDGQPLDKTPKHKFNVQVDWTPTPKLDLYATANYIGNEYWAAFRNGAQGVRERPSTTTFDLGGRYRIDKRFSVNFAVLNVTNKMVPVDDRTRANGLSGNWLVDQGRRIAVSLTAEM
- a CDS encoding isochorismate synthase; this translates as MNMVSRPATLFAPRNIWELYRPDTPLFLATPAHALLATDAADVVPHADAPLASRVADALRDARENGHTGAAVVGAVPFDVDAPAALRVARTLLRAGPLGSLRGPELAATRHATRAVPSAEVYGNAVEQAVARIRAGELGKVVLARTLEITGERPVDVAPLVARLAARNPQGYTFSVDLGAGRTLLGASPELLVNRFGGIVRANPLAGSAPRSPDPVEDRRRADALLASRKDLDEHRMVVDAVRDALAPLCRRLDVPVRPSLIHTETMWHLSTEVRGETDADALTLALALHPTPAVCGAPRAAARACIRDAEPFDRGFYAGMLGWVDTQGDGEWVVTIRCAEAHDRTLRLYAGAGVVGESTPGGECAETAAKFRTMLDALGVSHDVAPEAA
- a CDS encoding (2,3-dihydroxybenzoyl)adenylate synthase gives rise to the protein MRAYGTPWPDAFANAYREKGYWRGQSFAQWLDERVERHGERIALVQDDIRWSYRTLGDEAARVARALTARGIAPGDRVVVQLPNCVAFFAVTFALFRLGALPVFALPAHRRREIGFFCRHAQAVAYVAAERHDGFDYRALARDVQTDAPTLRHVLFTAPGNANLALADAPANVALPPEPAAGEVAFLQLSGGSTGTPKLIPRTHDDYLYSVRESARICGLSERSVYLAALPAAHNYALSSPGSFGVLQAGGTVVLCDGANPDVAFPLIERERVTVVALVPPLVPVWLAAVARRREALASLELVQVGGARFDPVLAARAADGFGAQLQQVFGMAEGLVNYTRLDDPREQVTGTQGRPISPDDEIRIVDDDDCPVAPGEVGHLLTRGPYTIRGYYEADAHNARAFTADGFYRTGDRVRLTATGHLVVEGRAKDQVNRGGEKIPAEEIEHLLLAHPGVVDAALVPMPDPYLGERSCAYVIRGTPAPRAAELIRFVREQGVAAFKVPDRIEFVDAFPKTPVGKIDKRALRERVAAQLSASA